CAAGAGATGTGTGGCCGGAAGCTGTTATTGCAATAGGAGCAATAAAAAATATTTATTTGCAGAAACTATTGTACCAACTGGAAAGAATAATTTATAAAAATGCAGCTGCAATTGTTCCCCTATCGGTTGATATGAAGAAATCCATTGTCGATAGATATCCGCAATTTAAAACGAAGCCTATTGAAATTATAGAGAACATTTCTGAAATCAGACGCTTTCAAAACAGCCATAATCAGGACAAATCATTATTGAAAGAAAAAATAGGGTTTGTACCCCGATTTACGGTTTTATATGCCGGAACTTTCGGTCGTGTGAATGGAATAGGTTATGTTGTGAAATTAGCCAAAGAAGTAATAGCAATAGATCCGACAGTTGTTTTTGTATTGATTGGTGCCGGTGCAGAAAAAGAAATGATCACACAGTTAGCTTTAGATGAGGGCGTTTTGAATAAAAATGTTTTCATACTTGATCCGGTTTCCAAACAAGAGTTGCCACAACTGTATTATGAATGCAATATGGGAAGTTCTTTTGTGATACCGGTGAAAGAATTGTGGGCCAATTCAGCCAATAAATTTTTTGATACTTTGGCGGCAGGAAAACCGATATTGATTAATCATCCCGGATGGCAGAAAGATAAGATCGAATCTGAGGACATAGGTTATGTACTTCCGGAAAAAATTGACAAATTTGCAGCTCATGATTTTGTAAACTACACTCAGAATGTTGCGCTGGTTAAGAAGCAATCCATCTGGGCTTTGGAAGTTGCTAAACGTAGCTATTCATTGGAAATAGCAGTTGAAAAGTATATAGGGGTTTTTAATAAGATATTATAATGTATAAAAATTATTGTAAACGATTTTTTGATTTTACCGTTGCATTATTTGGTTGTATACTACTATTTCCCATTTTTGTAGTTGCAACGATTTGCCTCTATTTTGCTAATCAGGGCAAACCTTTTTTCTTTCAGGTCAGACCTGGGAAAAAGGAAAAACTTTTTAAAATCATTAAGTTTAAGACTATGAATGATAAGAAAGATGCTAATGGGAATTTATTACCGGATTCGGAACGTTTAACAAAAGTTGGAAGTTTTGTGCG
This region of Flavobacterium inviolabile genomic DNA includes:
- a CDS encoding glycosyltransferase family 4 protein, whose protein sequence is MKILYLHQYFKFPSENGGTRSYDLATGFAEKGYEIEIVTSTSDPEYNQAKRWVKLQKDGLIVHYIYLPYGNHLSYFKRSLVFFQFLWFASFKLLAIKTDLVLATSTPLSIGIPALIKKWMTKTPFVFEARDVWPEAVIAIGAIKNIYLQKLLYQLERIIYKNAAAIVPLSVDMKKSIVDRYPQFKTKPIEIIENISEIRRFQNSHNQDKSLLKEKIGFVPRFTVLYAGTFGRVNGIGYVVKLAKEVIAIDPTVVFVLIGAGAEKEMITQLALDEGVLNKNVFILDPVSKQELPQLYYECNMGSSFVIPVKELWANSANKFFDTLAAGKPILINHPGWQKDKIESEDIGYVLPEKIDKFAAHDFVNYTQNVALVKKQSIWALEVAKRSYSLEIAVEKYIGVFNKIL